A region of Halalkaliarchaeum desulfuricum DNA encodes the following proteins:
- a CDS encoding nucleoside deaminase, translating to MAEDEEYIREAIELARKSVSNGNNPFGSLLVVDGTVVERSGNTTETDNDVTAHPELKLARWAARELDDDELAACTMYTSTEPCEMCAAAIYYAGLDRVVYSVSGSTLANVQGKTKSGISCEEVIDRKGGDTDVDGPVLESEGKRVHEEFY from the coding sequence ATGGCCGAAGACGAGGAGTACATCCGAGAAGCGATCGAACTGGCACGCAAGTCGGTTTCGAACGGAAACAATCCCTTCGGATCACTGCTCGTGGTCGACGGGACAGTCGTCGAGCGGTCGGGAAACACCACGGAGACCGACAACGACGTCACCGCCCATCCCGAACTCAAACTCGCCCGCTGGGCGGCCCGCGAACTCGACGACGACGAGCTCGCGGCGTGTACCATGTACACCAGCACCGAGCCCTGCGAGATGTGTGCGGCTGCGATTTACTACGCGGGGCTGGACCGGGTCGTCTACAGCGTCTCCGGTTCGACGCTGGCGAACGTCCAGGGGAAGACGAAAAGCGGCATCAGCTGCGAGGAAGTGATCGACCGAAAAGGCGGGGACACGGACGTCGACGGACCCGTCCTCGAATCCGAAGGGAAACGCGTTCACGAGGAGTTCTATTGA
- a CDS encoding ubiquitin-like small modifier protein 1, whose protein sequence is MELELRFFATFRETVGTKTKTREFPDGAVVGDVLETLESEYEDLEGRLLDNGELAPHINVLKNGREVLHMEGLETELAEGDTLSIFPPVAGG, encoded by the coding sequence ATGGAACTGGAGCTGCGGTTCTTCGCGACGTTCCGCGAGACCGTCGGAACGAAAACGAAAACGCGGGAGTTCCCCGACGGCGCCGTCGTCGGCGACGTTCTCGAGACGCTCGAGTCGGAGTACGAAGACCTCGAGGGACGGCTGCTCGACAACGGGGAGCTGGCCCCACACATAAACGTACTCAAAAACGGACGCGAGGTGTTGCACATGGAGGGACTGGAGACGGAACTGGCGGAAGGCGACACGCTGTCGATCTTTCCCCCGGTCGCTGGCGGATAA
- a CDS encoding AzlD domain-containing protein, with protein sequence MTGHGYWAVWFAIVVIGVATFALRFSFIYLFGRVDEVPPRVRRALRFVPPAVLAALVAPALVTIDPDIGVVASLADERLAAGLVAAGVAWRTENLFLTIAVGMGALWLLRFGFGMGL encoded by the coding sequence GTGACCGGACACGGTTACTGGGCGGTGTGGTTCGCTATCGTCGTCATCGGCGTCGCGACGTTCGCGCTGCGGTTTTCGTTCATCTACCTGTTCGGCCGCGTCGACGAGGTGCCGCCGCGTGTACGCCGGGCGCTCAGGTTCGTTCCGCCGGCGGTGCTGGCCGCGCTGGTCGCGCCGGCGCTGGTGACGATCGACCCCGACATCGGCGTCGTCGCCTCCCTCGCCGACGAGCGCCTCGCGGCCGGACTGGTCGCAGCCGGGGTCGCCTGGCGCACGGAGAACCTGTTTTTGACGATCGCCGTCGGGATGGGCGCGCTGTGGCTGCTGCGGTTCGGATTCGGGATGGGATTGTGA
- a CDS encoding metal-dependent transcriptional regulator, translating to MSHEPEKQYSESVEMYLKEMYLLSRNGDPAKTGELADSLGVSPPSVTEMVDRLAEQGLATREKHRGTRLTEDGTHEAERVLRKHCRIERFLVEQLGKTTGFHEEACRLEHAMSDDVARALDRFVDLPDECPDCYDREADRCSRLFG from the coding sequence ATGAGCCACGAACCCGAAAAGCAGTACAGCGAAAGCGTCGAGATGTACCTGAAGGAGATGTATCTGCTCTCCCGGAACGGTGATCCAGCCAAGACGGGAGAACTGGCCGACTCGCTGGGGGTGTCCCCGCCGAGCGTGACCGAGATGGTCGATCGGCTGGCCGAGCAGGGGCTCGCCACTCGCGAGAAACATCGGGGAACGCGACTCACCGAGGACGGGACACACGAGGCCGAACGTGTGCTGCGGAAACACTGCCGGATCGAGCGGTTTCTGGTGGAACAACTGGGCAAGACCACGGGGTTCCACGAGGAGGCGTGCCGGCTCGAACACGCGATGAGCGACGACGTGGCCCGCGCGCTCGATCGGTTTGTCGACCTCCCCGACGAGTGTCCGGACTGTTACGACCGCGAAGCTGACCGTTGCTCGCGGCTGTTCGGGTGA
- a CDS encoding tRNA pseudouridine(54/55) synthase Pus10 has product MDDLLDAAARITAGGPVCDACLGRPFADRSYGLTNEARGRSLRVALALRDDEEPDDVEPDDCWVCEGLCGRFDEWGRRCVETVEDVEFETYQVGTRVPPLLEENEQLLREDAGLDDDAGEPLKSEVNREVGKRVGRLTETEVSFERPDVQFTIDVADDRVERQINSAFVYGRYRKLERDIPQTEWPCRECHGSGRQGKLECDHCGGTGYLYDRSVEELTAPIVMDVMDGTDATFHGAGREDVDAKMLGTGRPFVIEVSEPTRRRVDVDRLEEDVNAFADGAIEVEGLRLASYEMVERVKRLPASKRYRATVTFEDDVDEEALAEAVETLEGATVEQYTPNRVDHRRASKTRERTVYDIDATLEGPRRATVEIDGEGGLYIKELISGDEGRTEPSLAGLLGIEATVTALDVLAVEGEDEPFEDPEYFRK; this is encoded by the coding sequence ATGGACGACCTACTCGACGCCGCTGCCCGGATCACGGCGGGGGGGCCCGTGTGCGACGCATGCCTCGGACGCCCGTTTGCGGACCGAAGCTACGGCCTCACCAACGAAGCGCGGGGGCGATCGCTCCGGGTCGCGCTCGCGCTCCGGGACGACGAAGAACCCGACGACGTCGAGCCCGACGACTGCTGGGTCTGTGAAGGGTTGTGTGGTCGGTTCGACGAGTGGGGCCGTCGCTGCGTCGAGACCGTCGAGGACGTCGAGTTCGAAACCTACCAGGTCGGAACCCGCGTTCCGCCGCTGCTGGAGGAGAACGAACAACTGCTCCGGGAGGATGCGGGCCTCGACGACGACGCCGGCGAACCCCTCAAGTCGGAAGTGAACAGGGAAGTCGGAAAGCGGGTGGGTCGGCTGACCGAAACGGAAGTGTCCTTCGAGCGACCGGACGTCCAGTTCACCATCGACGTCGCCGACGACCGGGTGGAACGACAGATAAACAGCGCGTTCGTCTACGGTCGCTACCGGAAGCTCGAACGGGACATCCCACAGACCGAATGGCCCTGCAGGGAGTGTCACGGATCGGGCCGCCAGGGCAAACTGGAGTGTGACCACTGCGGCGGCACCGGCTATCTCTACGACAGAAGCGTCGAGGAGCTCACCGCCCCGATCGTCATGGACGTGATGGACGGCACCGACGCGACGTTCCACGGCGCGGGCCGGGAGGACGTCGACGCGAAAATGCTCGGAACCGGGCGACCGTTCGTGATCGAGGTGTCGGAGCCGACCCGACGGCGCGTCGACGTCGACCGGCTGGAGGAGGACGTCAACGCGTTCGCCGACGGGGCAATCGAAGTCGAGGGGCTCCGGCTGGCGAGCTACGAGATGGTCGAGCGCGTCAAACGGCTGCCGGCCTCGAAGCGCTACCGCGCGACGGTTACGTTCGAGGATGACGTCGACGAGGAGGCGCTCGCGGAGGCAGTCGAGACGCTCGAGGGCGCCACCGTCGAGCAGTACACCCCCAACCGCGTCGACCACCGACGCGCGAGCAAGACCCGGGAGCGAACCGTCTACGACATCGACGCCACGCTGGAGGGGCCGCGACGGGCGACAGTCGAGATCGACGGGGAGGGTGGACTGTACATAAAGGAACTGATCTCGGGGGACGAGGGACGGACGGAGCCGAGCCTCGCAGGGCTGCTGGGGATCGAGGCGACGGTGACCGCGCTCGACGTTCTGGCGGTCGAAGGCGAGGACGAGCCGTTCGAGGATCCGGAGTATTTCCGGAAGTAG
- a CDS encoding HVO_0649 family zinc finger protein: protein MVSIDRGGATPIERLLRRYETTDTKCPKCGYVDEEGNWTTRTDGRRIVYHHVCPSCDADREHIFRLE from the coding sequence ATGGTTTCGATAGACAGAGGTGGAGCGACTCCGATAGAGCGCTTGTTGCGCCGGTATGAAACAACCGACACGAAGTGTCCGAAGTGCGGCTACGTCGACGAGGAGGGAAACTGGACGACCAGGACGGACGGCCGACGGATCGTGTATCACCACGTCTGTCCGAGCTGTGACGCCGACCGAGAGCACATCTTTCGTCTCGAGTGA
- a CDS encoding AzlC family ABC transporter permease: MDREDLRAGVRDASPLFLGIVPFALVVGVAAVEAGLTPVQAVAMSVIVFAGAAQLAALELIGETAPLSVAVVTAVIINLRMVMYSASIAPHFRSFRRRIQAPLSYVLTDQAYALSVARFAREGNTDRLAYYLGVAGSIWLVWQVGTVAGVVVGAGVPPELGLSFAVPLVFLALLVPAMKDRPTTAAGIVAAVVAVAAAGVPYNLGLLVAAVVGIVVGLAVEVGEKV; this comes from the coding sequence GTGGACCGGGAGGACCTACGAGCCGGAGTCAGGGACGCGTCCCCGCTGTTTTTGGGTATCGTTCCGTTCGCGCTGGTCGTCGGTGTCGCGGCCGTCGAGGCCGGGTTGACGCCCGTACAGGCGGTAGCCATGTCCGTGATCGTCTTCGCCGGCGCCGCACAGCTCGCCGCGCTGGAGCTCATCGGCGAGACGGCTCCCCTTTCCGTCGCCGTCGTGACGGCCGTGATCATCAACCTCCGGATGGTGATGTACTCGGCGTCGATCGCACCGCACTTCCGGTCGTTCCGCCGTCGGATCCAGGCGCCGCTTTCGTACGTGCTCACCGATCAGGCGTACGCGCTGTCGGTCGCACGGTTCGCCCGCGAGGGAAACACCGACCGGCTGGCGTACTACCTCGGCGTGGCGGGGTCGATCTGGCTGGTCTGGCAGGTCGGGACTGTCGCGGGCGTCGTGGTCGGCGCGGGCGTCCCGCCGGAACTCGGGCTCTCGTTTGCGGTGCCGCTGGTGTTCCTTGCGCTTCTGGTGCCGGCGATGAAGGATCGCCCCACGACAGCAGCCGGCATCGTCGCGGCCGTCGTCGCGGTCGCGGCCGCCGGCGTCCCGTACAACCTCGGGCTGCTCGTGGCCGCCGTCGTCGGGATCGTCGTCGGCCTCGCGGTCGAAGTGGGTGAGAAGGTGTGA
- a CDS encoding DUF5812 family protein, producing the protein MTDDDLDSSADDPNLSADDPDSSADDTKESTFLVTHADEESAVLRDVADGQVHTLESNPGLSEGEAVEGIVSPDPPLGVTWQLVGVEARRSLTIEESDEPPTARERELAAAQPVGELTREQRAGTGELHVITVEESETEAAIADVLDDRETTLSRAARLGVSRVEIRSEPGVISIRYLP; encoded by the coding sequence ATGACCGACGACGACCTCGACTCGTCTGCCGATGACCCCAACTTGTCCGCCGATGACCCCGACTCGTCGGCTGACGACACGAAGGAGAGCACGTTTCTCGTGACACACGCCGACGAGGAGTCGGCCGTGTTGAGAGACGTAGCCGACGGACAGGTGCACACGCTCGAGTCGAATCCGGGGCTTTCGGAGGGGGAAGCCGTCGAGGGCATCGTCTCGCCGGACCCACCTCTCGGCGTCACGTGGCAGCTCGTCGGGGTCGAGGCACGGCGCAGCCTCACGATCGAGGAGAGCGACGAACCGCCGACCGCACGCGAACGGGAACTCGCAGCGGCACAGCCAGTGGGTGAGCTAACCCGGGAACAGCGCGCCGGAACCGGTGAGCTACACGTCATTACCGTCGAGGAATCGGAAACGGAGGCGGCAATCGCTGACGTCCTCGACGACAGGGAGACGACGCTTTCTCGGGCCGCACGGCTGGGCGTCTCCCGGGTCGAAATCCGGTCGGAGCCCGGCGTGATCTCGATTCGATACCTTCCCTAA
- a CDS encoding UvrD-helicase domain-containing protein — translation MSSDPTVTRLFGGPGSGKTTALLDRVEELLEDEEITFRDVLVVSYTRAAAAEVRERLAERLDVSPRALQGNVCTMHAKAYELLNLSRGDVVGEDDKKEFCEDYGIEFEDEHSGAGRRTARSTTLGNKVIATSQWLQRTQRDVADWYDVPFQWDVEEVRLPPEIDPNAQEGNKYTPTWSSSDDRVDVPQTIRAWRAYKGEHGLVGFADMLERVAQRSLLPNVDYLVIDEFQDITTLQYEVYEEWRPHMQKVLIAGDDDQVVYAWQGADPDLLLETPVDEDVVLPNSYRLPSRILDAVNAEVRHIAKRQEKDLKPRKEGGIVEAQQNPSMLEVARNVRYTVESDDEETVMVLFRARYQLFQFIDEFIDIGIPFSALTDQRMWTDRLTDYVRAIEAIDADEQVTGLQARRLADMLQTSAFGTNDREEFYDFLEEIEEEADVDDIAQIDIDPDGIRDRVPFMPGPASAGDMLRKVTSFQRNSVKAYFTGDYQKMDPNRVRVGTIHSAKGREADHVYVGTDLTEKVVEQMAASVEDPENVPGIDGTFTKTTNPVPIVTDNERRVFYVGMSRARERLVLLENVIKGAPTLPLDVLLCGEPQEASIEELLDELEIAPSVEAETAT, via the coding sequence ATGAGTTCGGACCCGACGGTAACCCGACTGTTCGGCGGTCCGGGGAGCGGGAAGACGACGGCGCTCCTCGATCGCGTCGAAGAGTTGCTCGAAGACGAGGAGATAACCTTCCGGGACGTCCTCGTCGTCTCGTACACACGGGCGGCGGCGGCCGAGGTCCGCGAACGCCTCGCGGAGCGTCTCGACGTCTCCCCCCGTGCCCTGCAGGGAAACGTCTGTACCATGCACGCGAAGGCGTACGAGCTTTTGAACCTCTCGCGTGGGGACGTCGTGGGCGAGGACGACAAAAAGGAGTTCTGCGAGGACTACGGCATCGAGTTCGAGGACGAGCACAGCGGCGCCGGACGCCGCACAGCTCGGTCGACGACGCTCGGAAACAAGGTCATCGCCACCTCCCAGTGGCTCCAGCGAACCCAGCGTGACGTCGCCGACTGGTACGACGTCCCGTTCCAGTGGGACGTAGAGGAGGTTCGCCTCCCGCCGGAGATCGATCCGAACGCCCAGGAGGGCAACAAATACACCCCGACGTGGTCGTCGTCGGACGACCGCGTCGACGTCCCACAGACGATCCGCGCGTGGCGAGCTTATAAAGGCGAACACGGGTTGGTCGGCTTCGCCGACATGCTCGAACGGGTCGCCCAGCGGTCGCTTCTCCCGAACGTCGACTATCTGGTGATCGACGAGTTCCAGGACATCACGACGCTCCAGTACGAGGTGTACGAAGAGTGGCGCCCGCACATGCAGAAGGTGTTGATCGCCGGCGACGACGACCAGGTCGTGTACGCCTGGCAGGGTGCCGACCCCGACCTCCTGCTCGAAACCCCGGTCGACGAGGACGTCGTGTTGCCCAACTCCTACCGGCTCCCCTCGCGGATCCTCGATGCCGTCAACGCGGAGGTCAGACACATCGCAAAGCGGCAGGAGAAGGACCTCAAACCCCGCAAGGAGGGCGGCATTGTCGAGGCCCAGCAGAACCCCTCGATGCTCGAGGTCGCCCGGAACGTCCGGTACACCGTCGAAAGCGACGACGAGGAGACCGTGATGGTCCTGTTTCGGGCTCGCTATCAGCTGTTCCAGTTCATCGACGAGTTCATCGACATCGGGATCCCTTTCAGCGCGCTCACCGACCAGCGGATGTGGACCGACCGACTCACCGACTACGTGCGGGCCATCGAGGCGATCGACGCCGACGAGCAGGTCACCGGCCTGCAGGCCCGCCGACTCGCGGACATGCTGCAGACGTCGGCGTTCGGGACGAACGACAGGGAGGAGTTTTACGACTTCCTCGAGGAGATCGAGGAGGAAGCCGACGTCGACGACATCGCCCAGATCGACATCGATCCCGACGGGATCCGCGACCGGGTTCCGTTCATGCCCGGTCCCGCCAGCGCTGGCGACATGCTCCGGAAGGTGACGAGCTTTCAGCGCAACTCCGTGAAGGCGTACTTCACGGGTGACTACCAGAAGATGGATCCCAACCGGGTGCGGGTCGGAACGATCCACTCCGCGAAGGGGCGCGAGGCCGACCACGTGTACGTCGGCACCGACCTCACGGAGAAGGTGGTCGAGCAGATGGCCGCCTCCGTCGAGGATCCCGAGAACGTTCCGGGGATCGACGGAACGTTCACGAAGACGACGAACCCGGTACCGATCGTGACCGACAACGAGCGTCGGGTGTTTTACGTCGGGATGTCCCGGGCCCGCGAGCGACTCGTCCTGCTGGAAAACGTCATCAAAGGGGCGCCGACGCTTCCTCTCGACGTCCTCCTGTGTGGTGAACCCCAGGAGGCTTCGATCGAGGAACTGCTCGACGAACTCGAGATTGCGCCGTCCGTCGAGGCAGAGACGGCGACCTAG
- a CDS encoding DUF7533 family protein, whose product MSDPELNAVGTDDSSTDDETGDVEDEELLPSGSVSTAMRFGLFDMIGLATTLVFAIPLANVGVLRILGGETLFGAGLVAVAVAMVVLPQFFFNPGRIVKALVSGLVPRRLRSVGDGSATADGDGISGHDDGIAVEDGSVTVEDGSVTDGGDEKTEPQG is encoded by the coding sequence GTGAGCGATCCGGAACTGAACGCAGTCGGGACCGACGACAGCAGCACCGACGACGAAACCGGCGATGTCGAGGACGAGGAGCTTTTACCGTCAGGAAGCGTATCCACGGCGATGCGTTTCGGACTGTTCGACATGATCGGGTTGGCGACGACGCTCGTGTTCGCCATCCCGCTGGCCAACGTCGGCGTGCTGCGGATCCTGGGCGGCGAGACGCTGTTCGGTGCGGGGCTCGTCGCCGTAGCCGTCGCGATGGTCGTTTTACCCCAGTTCTTCTTCAATCCTGGGCGGATCGTGAAAGCGCTCGTGTCCGGATTGGTTCCGCGCCGCCTCCGGAGCGTCGGCGACGGAAGCGCCACGGCTGACGGCGATGGCATCTCGGGTCACGACGATGGCATCGCGGTCGAAGACGGGAGCGTCACGGTCGAAGACGGGAGCGTCACGGACGGCGGTGACGAGAAAACTGAACCGCAGGGCTAG
- a CDS encoding sensor histidine kinase → MALSTSFSDPLFLGYVFVFAAAAIGCFASLAKVDAVEDTDTRWGLYTLLLTSGAWATTHVGYLLVPTPSFQYGFYLAGLIVGFAAVGPWLYFCSAYTGRSLHRDATLRRIALGVYLAVVAVKLTNPWHGQYFTSEIATVPFPHLAVFHQPIHWLVMALAYSLAVVGFFMLYELFFQVGGDTKPLAVLVALTGLPVVLDVLGAVSPVVLQFTYSPIGVAAFAIGVLFVFLDRFQRVQLAGATDDPVVMLDDDGEVWDYNRPALRLFPSLDGAIGERLEAVDPRFADFVANEEELIEVDRGGDARYYQLSANPFTTGHARIGRAITLTDVTHRERYRQELERQNERLEEFAGMISHDLRNPLNVATGRIELAREEQESEHLEAARNALDRMEALIEDVLALARQGQPIDEPEAVELSSIARRSWDMVESDGAELRIESDRRVRADPDRLQQQFENLFRNSIEHGGTDVTVTVGDLSDGFYVEDDGPGIPEEERERVFESGVTTESDGTGFGLAIVKGIADAHGWTVGITDGDSGGARFEFRNVTLLDN, encoded by the coding sequence ATGGCGCTGTCGACGTCGTTTTCTGATCCGCTCTTTCTGGGTTATGTATTCGTTTTCGCTGCGGCCGCAATCGGCTGCTTCGCGAGTCTGGCGAAAGTCGACGCAGTGGAGGACACAGACACCCGATGGGGGCTGTACACGCTGTTGCTCACGAGCGGCGCCTGGGCGACGACACACGTCGGTTATCTGCTCGTTCCCACGCCGTCGTTCCAGTACGGCTTCTATCTCGCCGGTCTGATCGTCGGGTTTGCCGCGGTCGGCCCGTGGCTGTACTTCTGCTCGGCGTACACCGGGCGTTCGTTACATCGGGACGCCACACTCCGCCGAATCGCGCTCGGCGTGTATCTCGCCGTGGTCGCGGTCAAACTCACCAACCCGTGGCACGGCCAGTACTTCACGTCCGAGATCGCGACGGTACCGTTTCCCCACCTTGCGGTGTTTCACCAGCCGATCCACTGGCTCGTCATGGCCCTTGCGTACTCGCTTGCAGTCGTCGGGTTCTTCATGCTGTACGAGCTGTTCTTTCAGGTCGGCGGCGATACGAAACCGCTTGCAGTTCTCGTGGCGCTTACCGGGCTTCCGGTGGTACTCGACGTTCTCGGCGCCGTTTCACCGGTCGTCCTACAGTTCACCTACTCGCCGATCGGCGTCGCCGCCTTCGCGATCGGCGTGCTTTTCGTCTTCCTCGATCGGTTTCAGCGGGTTCAACTGGCCGGCGCCACGGACGATCCCGTCGTCATGCTCGACGACGACGGCGAGGTGTGGGACTACAACCGTCCGGCCCTGCGACTGTTTCCCTCTCTCGATGGCGCTATCGGGGAGCGGCTCGAGGCGGTCGACCCACGTTTCGCCGATTTCGTCGCCAACGAGGAGGAACTCATCGAGGTCGACCGTGGTGGCGACGCCCGCTATTATCAGCTCTCTGCGAACCCGTTCACGACCGGTCACGCCCGCATCGGCCGTGCGATAACGCTCACCGACGTCACCCACCGGGAGCGGTATCGACAGGAGCTCGAGCGGCAAAACGAACGTCTCGAAGAGTTCGCCGGAATGATCTCTCACGACCTCCGGAACCCACTCAACGTCGCGACCGGCCGGATCGAACTGGCCCGCGAAGAGCAGGAAAGCGAGCATCTGGAGGCGGCACGCAACGCGCTCGATCGGATGGAAGCGCTGATCGAGGACGTCCTGGCGCTCGCGAGACAGGGACAGCCGATCGACGAGCCCGAAGCCGTCGAGCTGTCGAGCATCGCCCGACGCTCCTGGGACATGGTCGAAAGCGACGGCGCGGAGTTGCGGATCGAAAGCGATCGCCGGGTACGGGCGGATCCTGACCGCCTGCAGCAGCAGTTCGAGAACCTGTTTCGAAATTCCATCGAGCACGGCGGGACTGACGTGACGGTGACGGTCGGTGATCTGTCGGACGGCTTTTACGTCGAAGACGACGGACCGGGAATACCCGAGGAGGAACGGGAACGCGTCTTCGAGTCGGGAGTCACCACCGAGTCGGACGGGACGGGATTCGGGCTCGCGATCGTGAAGGGGATCGCCGACGCCCACGGATGGACGGTCGGGATCACCGACGGCGACTCCGGCGGAGCCCGATTCGAGTTTCGGAACGTGACCCTGCTCGACAACTGA
- a CDS encoding FxsA family protein, with translation MRLRYVLGLLLLIPLADALLLVVVAGYIGAPATIALVVLTALVGMLLVRAEGRHTLRRLQRKAARGEPPTDELMDGALLIAAGAFLLTPGLVTDAIGILISIPITRYPIREVLKRYVVVPYLDREMDGFVTGGVWTHGFPDPDEFEGSQFGGSQFDGSQFGGTDGPGTDETGAGVGFGRERFDEEFGGFDADDRRDTADGNDVVDVDFEVDRDDETEENDDTEDDDARDVPRR, from the coding sequence ATGCGACTCCGGTACGTCCTCGGCCTGCTGCTTTTGATCCCGCTGGCCGACGCCCTACTTTTGGTCGTGGTCGCGGGGTACATCGGCGCGCCCGCGACGATCGCGCTGGTGGTGCTCACCGCGCTGGTGGGGATGTTGCTCGTGCGCGCCGAGGGCAGACACACCCTGCGCCGGCTCCAGCGCAAGGCCGCCCGCGGGGAGCCGCCGACCGACGAACTCATGGACGGCGCGCTGTTGATCGCCGCCGGCGCGTTCCTGCTCACGCCGGGGCTGGTCACGGACGCGATCGGGATCCTCATCTCGATCCCGATCACCCGGTACCCGATCCGGGAGGTGCTCAAGCGGTACGTGGTGGTGCCGTACCTCGACCGCGAGATGGACGGGTTCGTCACCGGGGGTGTGTGGACTCACGGCTTCCCGGACCCCGACGAGTTCGAGGGGAGCCAGTTCGGCGGGAGCCAGTTTGACGGGAGTCAGTTCGGCGGCACCGACGGCCCGGGGACCGATGAGACGGGCGCCGGCGTCGGGTTCGGTCGCGAGCGATTCGACGAGGAGTTCGGGGGCTTCGACGCCGATGACCGGAGGGACACGGCCGACGGAAACGACGTCGTCGACGTCGACTTCGAGGTCGACCGCGACGACGAAACCGAGGAGAATGACGACACCGAAGACGACGACGCTCGCGACGTCCCACGCCGGTAG
- a CDS encoding universal stress protein, which yields MIERILLPTDGSEAAESAVERAYELADKFDAELHTMYVIEIEALPTFANLDTEPVREAHKRRGDELLTEIEENAPAGVNVTKAIEEGHPESHIVDYAEEHDIDVITMGTHGREGLGRVLIGSVTERVMRESPCSVLVTPVEET from the coding sequence ATGATCGAACGGATACTACTACCAACGGACGGGAGTGAGGCGGCCGAAAGCGCGGTCGAACGGGCGTACGAACTCGCAGACAAGTTCGACGCCGAGCTACACACGATGTACGTGATCGAGATCGAGGCGCTGCCGACGTTCGCGAATCTCGACACCGAACCGGTCCGGGAAGCTCACAAACGGCGAGGAGATGAACTGCTCACAGAGATCGAGGAGAACGCACCCGCCGGCGTGAACGTGACGAAGGCAATCGAGGAGGGCCATCCGGAAAGTCACATCGTCGACTACGCCGAAGAACACGACATCGACGTGATAACGATGGGGACCCACGGCCGTGAGGGTCTCGGACGCGTGTTGATCGGCAGCGTCACCGAACGCGTGATGCGGGAGTCCCCGTGTTCGGTACTGGTGACGCCCGTCGAGGAAACGTAG
- a CDS encoding pyridoxamine 5'-phosphate oxidase family protein, which yields MENVNYVYTAGMDEEDVEYHLRSGEHGVLGLADGDDAYAIPLSYHYDGDRFLLRVGESGVDDSEEGEKMRFLETTDTATFVCYDASSEESWSILVRGSLHEWQTELDDATINEWFQPFRLFAEVVEDIQFTIYELRMVEVVGRMTIE from the coding sequence ATGGAAAATGTCAACTACGTGTACACTGCGGGGATGGACGAGGAGGACGTCGAATACCACCTGCGGTCAGGCGAACACGGCGTTCTCGGGTTGGCAGACGGCGACGACGCGTACGCGATCCCCCTGAGCTACCACTACGACGGCGATCGGTTCCTCCTTCGCGTGGGCGAGTCCGGTGTGGACGACTCCGAGGAGGGGGAAAAGATGCGATTCCTCGAGACGACCGACACTGCGACGTTCGTGTGTTACGACGCTTCCTCCGAGGAATCCTGGAGTATTCTCGTTCGGGGATCCCTCCACGAGTGGCAGACGGAACTGGACGACGCGACGATCAACGAGTGGTTCCAGCCGTTCCGGCTGTTCGCCGAGGTGGTCGAGGACATCCAGTTTACTATTTACGAACTCCGGATGGTGGAAGTCGTCGGCAGAATGACCATCGAGTGA